One window of Pyrus communis chromosome 12, drPyrComm1.1, whole genome shotgun sequence genomic DNA carries:
- the LOC137710804 gene encoding pentatricopeptide repeat-containing protein At3g48250, chloroplastic-like translates to MNRAMAAFLTTRRFANSLAAAQFDVITRPLYSQVTHSSHLSRFLSNQSHCHSHFLNTHQKLFFSSTPNSVLQLVLANKWSAELETELSESYPSLTHDVVIYVLKKLDKDPRRAWDFFNWVCEKNGFRPSSSVFSLILRVLVHKSSMMEFWIALRKMKEQGFFIDEQTYVAIREQLKTGRMDSDVVAFKHFYQRMIEDNAVDDVVKSVVDVVSGSDWSDGVEKELGELKIELSDNFVVRVLKDLRNYPVKALRFFRWAGQCSGYEHNTITYNAVARVLARPDSIGEFWSVIEGMKGAGHELDLDTYIKITRQFQKSRMIEDAVKLYEFMMDGPYKPSAQDCSMLLRSISGSDKPDLDMVFRVAKKFESAGNTLSKVVYDGIHRSLTGAGRFDQAEEVMKAMRNAGYEPDNITYSQLVFGLCKAKRLEEACNVLDEMEADGCVPDIKTWTILIQGHCAADEVDTALICFAKMMEKGCDADADLMDVLIEGFLKQRKIDGAYKLLDEMVKKARLVPWQATYKNLIEKLLEVRKLEEAFKLLHLMKKQNYPPYSEPFVQYISKFGSVEDAADFFKALTVKEHPSSAAYVHVLKAFFKEGRYSEAKDLLHKCPHHIRKHGEICKLFGSTAGKLKQITTEDEGKRKQTTTEDKQKRTTT, encoded by the coding sequence ATGAATCGAGCAATGGCGGCGTTTCTCACTACCCGCCGATTCGCCAACTCGCTCGCGGCGGCTCAGTTCGACGTCATAACTCGGCCGCTTTATTCTCAAGTGACTCATTCCTCTCACCTCTCTCGCTTCCTTTCAAATCAATCCCACTGTCATTCCCATTTCCTCAACACCCATCAAAAGCTCTTCTTTTCCTCGACCCCCAACTCGGTCCTGCAACTCGTTCTGGCCAACAAGTGGTCTGCCGAGTTGGAGACCGAGTTGTCCGAGTCGTACCCATCACTAACCCACGATGTAGTAATCTATGTTTTGAAGAAATTGGATAAAGACCCACGAAGGGCTTGGGATTTTTTCAATTGGGTCTGCGAGAAGAACGGATTTAGGCCGAGTTCTTCGGTGTTTAGCTTAATTCTTAGGGTTTTAGTGCATAAGAGCTCGATGATGGAGTTTTGGATTGCTTTGAGGAAGATGAAAGAGCAGGGGTTTTTCATCGATGAGCAAACTTATGTGGCAATTAGAGAACAGTTGAAAACGGGGAGGATGGATAGTGATGTCGTGGCTTTCAAGCATTTTTACCAGAGGATGATCGAAGATAACGCGGTGGATGATGTTGTGAAGAGCGTGGTGGATGTTGTTTCGGGGTCGGATTGGAGTGATGGGGTTGAAAAAGAATTGGGGGAGCTCAAAATTGAGTTATCTGATAATTTTGTTGTTAGGGTTTTGAAGGATCTTAGGAATTACCCGGTGAAAGCGTTGAGGTTTTTCCGTTGGGCTGGTCAGTGTTCTGGTTATGAACACAATACAATTACATACAATGCAGTTGCGAGGGTTCTTGCAAGGCCTGATTCGATAGGGGAGTTTTGGAGTGTGATTGAGGGGATGAAGGGTGCAGGTCATGAGCTGGATTTGGACACCTATATAAAGATTACGCGGCAGTTTCAGAAGAGCAGGATGATAGAGGACGCGGTGAAGCTGTATGAGTTCATGATGGACGGCCCTTATAAGCCCTCTGCTCAGGATTGCAGCATGCTTTTAAGGAGCATCTCAGGGAGTGATAAACCGGATCTGGATATGGTGTTTAGAGTTGCAAAGAAGTTTGAGTCTGCAGGGAATACCCTCTCCAAGGTTGTTTACGATGGGATTCACAGGTCTTTGACAGGCGCAGGCAGATTTGATCAAGCGGAGGAAGTTATGAAGGCTATGAGAAATGCAGGGTACGAGCCGGACAACATTACATACAGCCAATTGGTCTTTGGACTTTGTAAGGCCAAGAGACTTGAAGAAGCCTGCAATGTGTTGGACGAAATGGAAGCAGACGGATGCGTTCCTGATATCAAGACTTGGACCATTTTGATTCAAGGGCATTGCGCCGCTGATGAAGTTGACACGGCGCTGATTTGTTTCGCAAAGATGATGGAAAAAGGCTGTGATGCGGATGCTGATCTGATGGACGTCTTGATAGAGGGGTTCCTTAAGCAGAGGAAGATAGATGGTGCATATAAACTGCTTGACGAAATGGTGAAAAAAGCTCGTTTAGTACCGTGGCAAGCCACATACAAAAATCTAATCGAAAAATTGTTGGAGGTCAGAAAACTCGAAGAAGCATTCAAACTTCTTCATTTGATGAAGAAACAGAACTACCCACCTTATTCAGAACCGTTTGTCCAGTATATATCGAAGTTTGGTTCTGTGGAGGATGCTGCAGACTTTTTCAAAGCATTGACTGTTAAGGAACATCCGTCATCTGCAGCGTATGTCCATGTTTTGAAAGCATTCTTTAAGGAAGGTAGATACTCCGAGGCGAAAGATCTGCTTCATAAATGCCCTCATCATATTCGAAAGCACGGTGAAATTTGCAAACTTTTTGGTTCTACGGCAGGCAAGCTGAAGCAGATTACTACAGAAGATGAAGGCAAGCGGAAGCAGACTACTACCGAAGACAAGCAGAAGCGGACTACTACTTGA